The genomic region TGGAACCACCACTCCGGCCAGGCGAGCACCAGTTCCGCCAGCGCGGCATAGCCTCCTTCACCCGGATGAATGCAGTCGCCGAGCGCCGCTTCGTTTTGCCAGACTCCACCGGCATGTAGTTTGTTGATTACCTCGAGATAGGGTACGCCGACTCTACCGGCGATCTCGCCGATAAGCGACGAAATCTCCGCTCTTCGGCCGTGTTCGTCGTCGTCGATCCCGGGCGGCGGTCCGATCATCAACGTGGGAAACAGGGATCGCGCGCGGGACAGGGTCTCTTCGGTGTTGCGCACCGTATCGGCCCGATCCACGCGCGTCTTCCCATCCTCGATCCAGCAGTCATTCGCGCCGAAGCCGAACACCACCCGGCC from Gemmatimonadota bacterium harbors:
- a CDS encoding GDSL-type esterase/lipase family protein — encoded protein: MEDIRIYFIGDSYVNGTGDPAYLGWPGRACAASRSAETAITCYNLGIRGDTSADVLRRWEREVEARRLIPHDGRVVFGFGANDCWIEDGKTRVDRADTVRNTEETLSRARSLFPTLMIGPPPGIDDDEHGRRAEISSLIGEIAGRVGVPYLEVINKLHAGGVWQNEAALGDCIHPGEGGYAALAELVLAWPEWWFHAS